One segment of Neobacillus endophyticus DNA contains the following:
- a CDS encoding pyridoxamine 5'-phosphate oxidase family protein: MGTFYSSLLPAHEEFIKKQRIFFVSSAPLSDDAHVNISPKGHDVLRIFSPTEIAYLDLTGSGNETSAHLQENGRITIMFLAFEGPPLILRLYGKGKVILPSSPEWNDTIKHFDILPGARQVIYAKIDTVKTSCGFSVPFYSYNGERDTLQKWAAYKTEQELEEYRKKKNSISMDGIVTPLGKEE; this comes from the coding sequence TTGGGTACTTTTTATTCATCGTTACTGCCAGCTCACGAAGAATTTATCAAAAAACAACGAATTTTTTTTGTTAGTTCTGCACCTCTTTCAGATGATGCACATGTAAACATTTCTCCAAAAGGGCATGATGTACTCAGGATTTTTTCACCGACAGAAATTGCTTATTTAGATTTGACTGGGAGTGGAAATGAAACGAGTGCACATTTACAGGAAAATGGAAGAATAACCATTATGTTTTTAGCATTTGAAGGTCCTCCGCTGATTTTGCGTCTATATGGAAAAGGTAAAGTGATCTTACCCAGTTCACCTGAATGGAATGATACGATCAAGCATTTTGACATTCTCCCAGGTGCAAGGCAAGTTATTTATGCCAAGATAGACACAGTGAAAACATCCTGTGGGTTCAGTGTCCCATTTTATAGCTATAATGGAGAACGAGATACCCTTCAAAAATGGGCTGCCTATAAAACCGAACAAGAGCTGGAAGAATACCGTAAAAAGAAAAATTCGATCAGCATGGATGGGATTGTTACTCCACTAGGAAAAGAGGAATGA
- a CDS encoding glycosyl hydrolase family 28-related protein, translating into MYKNFKLMILLSLLLFESIFLGITIYQTKTAPVSSQKVEYTNVKDFGAKGDGVTDDTTAIKAALQATPLGGELFFPIGTYKNTGFTIEKPVNIRGAAKYGTKLLNTDKGNSITIAPNVERGSIKDISIFGNGSNKYGTDAISGKGIVFGNNSVFWTIDNVWMRGHGDWFLYADDNGNVNNITITNSEFEWGKKGAIHFVQSNNQNQINAINIENCNFSYFGGNIMELWGQSITVQNNTIQATRKKGVVIDGSISAKGDSSARSIRVENNYFEKANDGFVYVKAVADPFPRYGFGISVTNNYGTYTGTHKNVSIVEVAAPDFYSFTNMQIAGFVYLSNAFDADSKAKAIFNGHDVLSYDSVVQRGSNASSFNTKSYVGLGKAKILDQYSESGNSNKRPDYTSNDAGKEYFDTSLNKPIWWTGNSWVDANGRVVP; encoded by the coding sequence ATGTATAAGAATTTCAAATTGATGATATTGTTATCACTGTTGTTATTTGAATCTATTTTTCTGGGTATTACAATCTATCAAACTAAGACCGCCCCTGTAAGTTCTCAGAAAGTGGAATATACGAACGTCAAAGATTTTGGAGCAAAAGGTGATGGTGTGACGGATGATACAACTGCTATAAAAGCTGCACTCCAGGCTACCCCTTTGGGTGGGGAGTTATTTTTTCCAATTGGGACATATAAGAACACGGGATTTACAATTGAAAAGCCGGTCAATATCAGAGGAGCTGCTAAATATGGAACAAAACTTTTAAATACCGATAAAGGCAACAGCATTACGATTGCCCCTAATGTGGAAAGAGGGTCCATTAAAGATATTAGCATTTTTGGAAATGGTTCTAATAAATATGGAACAGACGCAATTAGTGGTAAGGGAATCGTATTTGGCAACAATTCGGTTTTTTGGACGATTGATAATGTTTGGATGAGAGGGCACGGAGATTGGTTTCTTTATGCAGATGATAACGGGAATGTTAATAATATTACGATCACGAACTCAGAATTTGAATGGGGGAAAAAAGGAGCGATTCATTTTGTTCAATCGAATAATCAAAATCAAATCAATGCCATAAATATTGAAAATTGTAACTTTTCCTATTTTGGCGGAAACATCATGGAATTATGGGGACAGTCTATAACAGTACAAAATAATACCATCCAAGCAACACGTAAAAAAGGAGTCGTCATTGATGGCAGCATTTCAGCAAAAGGGGATAGTAGTGCCAGATCCATAAGAGTGGAAAACAATTATTTTGAAAAGGCGAATGATGGATTTGTTTATGTAAAAGCAGTTGCTGACCCGTTTCCAAGGTACGGTTTTGGGATCAGTGTGACAAATAATTATGGTACATATACAGGTACTCACAAAAATGTTTCGATTGTGGAGGTAGCTGCTCCCGATTTTTATTCATTTACTAATATGCAAATTGCGGGATTTGTCTACCTGTCAAATGCGTTTGATGCTGATTCAAAAGCTAAAGCTATTTTTAATGGTCATGATGTATTAAGCTATGATAGTGTTGTTCAAAGAGGAAGCAATGCAAGTAGCTTTAACACTAAAAGTTATGTTGGTTTAGGCAAAGCTAAAATTTTAGATCAATATAGTGAGAGCGGTAATTCCAATAAAAGACCTGATTATACTTCAAATGATGCTGGAAAAGAATACTTCGATACGTCCTTAAATAAACCAATTTGGTGGACAGGAAATTCATGGGTAGATGCAAATGGAAGGGTTGTTCCTTAA
- a CDS encoding DUF4317 domain-containing protein: MNKKDIANIRKQFKLNNHRMNIREIFNVYVQKESGEIYHHVSQPFQMLDQEAQELFLTNFKKVLTGHLDTKLFELKFIRDIEDSTQMFLYEGLQQNTTDDWKEYMLEIVTKMFAHTVYEFDTVVTFIRGEYRKPTRKRDQDSEEGGDDEVYSNHFVLCSLNKTDLPKKSLMFDYIEKEFKPYNVFDPIINLDSPLSGFLFPAFNDNAADVNHILYCAGKANQPDFGFIEEVLNCEQIITAQEDKDCFDFILKEVIGDEVDSQVISNVYEEIDKLVQANQENEESEIPTLDTRDIERILTVSGVENVEPAKVEHAFKAVVDDEKHEFKATNLVPKTIKIETKVANVTISPKDLKYVKYITFEGKRCLLLEVDEDVVVEGFKLESETL; encoded by the coding sequence ATGAATAAAAAAGATATCGCAAATATTCGTAAGCAATTTAAATTAAATAATCATCGAATGAACATTCGTGAAATCTTCAATGTTTATGTTCAAAAAGAATCAGGCGAGATTTACCATCATGTCAGTCAGCCGTTTCAAATGTTGGATCAGGAAGCACAAGAATTATTTTTGACAAACTTTAAAAAGGTTTTGACAGGGCATCTCGATACAAAACTATTTGAGCTGAAATTCATACGAGATATAGAAGACAGCACGCAAATGTTCCTTTACGAAGGATTGCAACAAAACACAACAGATGATTGGAAAGAATATATGCTGGAAATCGTCACGAAAATGTTTGCTCATACCGTTTATGAGTTTGATACTGTCGTGACGTTTATCCGTGGAGAATATCGAAAACCGACCCGAAAACGGGATCAGGATTCCGAAGAAGGCGGGGATGACGAGGTTTATTCCAATCACTTTGTTCTTTGCAGTCTCAATAAAACCGATTTGCCGAAAAAGTCCTTGATGTTTGACTATATTGAAAAAGAATTCAAACCTTATAACGTCTTTGATCCCATCATTAATTTAGATTCTCCATTATCAGGCTTTCTTTTCCCAGCATTTAATGACAATGCGGCAGATGTGAATCATATTCTCTATTGTGCAGGGAAAGCAAATCAACCGGATTTTGGATTTATTGAAGAAGTCCTTAATTGTGAACAGATTATCACGGCTCAGGAGGATAAAGACTGCTTCGATTTCATCTTAAAAGAAGTGATAGGAGACGAAGTGGATTCCCAGGTCATTTCCAATGTTTATGAGGAAATCGATAAGTTGGTTCAGGCGAATCAAGAAAATGAAGAAAGTGAAATCCCAACATTGGATACTCGTGATATTGAACGGATTTTAACAGTAAGTGGGGTAGAAAATGTTGAACCAGCCAAAGTGGAACATGCTTTCAAAGCGGTCGTAGATGATGAAAAACATGAATTCAAAGCAACCAATTTAGTCCCTAAAACCATTAAAATCGAGACAAAGGTGGCCAATGTCACCATCAGCCCGAAAGATTTGAAATATGTAAAATATATTACGTTCGAAGGAAAGAGGTGCCTCTTGTTAGAGGTTGATGAAGATGTGGTCGTGGAAGGGTTTAAATTGGAATCAGAGACACTCTGA